Proteins from a genomic interval of Caldicellulosiruptor diazotrophicus:
- the plsX gene encoding phosphate acyltransferase PlsX, translating into MRIGIDAMGGDNAPHAVIEGVALYLNQNQDDEVVIFGDRSIIEKECAQKVQFLDKVEIIDCKEKIEFEDEPVKAIRQKKDSSIVVGLQYLKEGKVDAFVSAGSTGALMAGGLLIVGRIKGIDRPALTTRLPYKDGQYLLIDVGSNTDCRPINILQFAQMATVYVSKVLGKKNPTVGLLNIGTEENKGNDLSKQSYDLLKSAKNINFVGNVEARSLPFSPPDIVVCDGFVGNIVLKLTEGMGLLFFDILKDIAKSSFRSKIGGLLLKPYLKRLKGKYDYKEVGGAPLLGIDGIIVKCHGASDSQAIFSGIHQAKSFYKNNVLALLKEEITAESEV; encoded by the coding sequence ATGAGAATTGGCATTGATGCAATGGGTGGTGACAACGCACCACATGCAGTTATAGAGGGCGTTGCACTCTATTTAAATCAAAATCAGGATGACGAAGTGGTAATTTTTGGCGACAGAAGCATTATTGAAAAAGAATGTGCTCAAAAGGTGCAGTTTCTGGATAAAGTGGAGATAATAGATTGCAAAGAAAAGATAGAATTTGAAGATGAGCCAGTAAAAGCAATAAGGCAAAAGAAAGACTCTTCTATTGTAGTGGGTTTGCAGTACTTGAAAGAAGGCAAGGTTGATGCTTTTGTATCAGCAGGAAGCACTGGTGCTTTGATGGCAGGTGGACTTTTGATTGTTGGAAGAATCAAAGGGATAGATAGGCCTGCCTTGACAACCCGGCTTCCTTATAAAGACGGGCAATACCTTTTAATTGATGTTGGTTCAAACACAGATTGCAGACCAATAAATATTTTGCAGTTTGCTCAAATGGCAACAGTGTATGTAAGTAAGGTACTTGGCAAGAAAAACCCGACAGTCGGGCTTTTGAATATAGGTACAGAAGAAAATAAAGGCAATGACCTTTCAAAACAGTCATATGATCTTTTAAAAAGTGCAAAGAATATTAACTTTGTAGGAAATGTTGAGGCAAGAAGCTTGCCATTTTCACCACCTGATATAGTTGTGTGTGATGGATTTGTTGGCAATATAGTTTTGAAGCTTACAGAGGGAATGGGACTTTTGTTTTTTGATATCTTAAAAGATATTGCAAAATCAAGTTTTAGGTCAAAAATTGGTGGACTTTTGTTAAAGCCATACCTCAAAAGATTAAAAGGTAAATACGATTATAAGGAAGTAGGAGGAGCTCCTCTTTTGGGGATAGATGGGATAATAGTAAAGTGTCATGGTGCATCAGACAGCCAGGCAATTTTCAGCGGAATACATCAAGCAAAGTCTTTTTATAAGAATAATGTATTAGCATTACTTAAAGAAGAAATCACAGCCGAAAGCGAGGTCTAA
- a CDS encoding beta-ketoacyl-ACP synthase III, whose amino-acid sequence MKQNVRILSTGRFVPERILTNHDLEKIVETSDEWITQRTGIKERRVVDGKLSTTDLAVQAARNAMQKAGILPDEVDLVVVATVTPEMFFPSTACLVQKELKLKNAFAFDISAACSGFIYGMAIATQFIQNGFCKTALVIGAEALSKITNWSDRSTCVLFGDGAGAAILTASSEEGILGFELGSDGENGLLLYCHAFGLSDLSYSQYKDTPNFRKIYMDGNEVYKFAVKIMPYAVEKVLEKVGLSSSDIDVFIPHQANIRIIESAAKRLKIPMEKVFVNLHKYGNTSAASIPIALDEAIEEGKIKKGDKIVLVGFGGGLTWAACAVKWI is encoded by the coding sequence ATGAAACAAAATGTCAGAATTCTTTCGACAGGAAGATTTGTCCCTGAGAGAATTTTAACCAACCATGATTTGGAGAAGATAGTTGAGACATCTGATGAATGGATAACCCAGCGAACAGGTATAAAAGAAAGAAGGGTAGTTGACGGAAAACTTTCTACAACCGACTTAGCAGTCCAAGCGGCAAGAAATGCTATGCAAAAGGCAGGGATTTTACCAGATGAGGTTGACCTTGTAGTTGTTGCAACAGTAACTCCTGAGATGTTTTTTCCTTCAACAGCGTGCCTTGTCCAAAAAGAGTTAAAACTTAAAAATGCGTTTGCTTTTGACATATCCGCAGCATGTTCAGGTTTTATTTATGGTATGGCAATTGCTACTCAATTTATTCAAAACGGGTTTTGCAAAACAGCTCTCGTTATAGGTGCTGAAGCACTCTCTAAGATAACTAATTGGTCTGACAGGTCCACATGTGTGCTTTTTGGTGATGGGGCAGGTGCTGCTATTTTAACAGCTTCAAGCGAAGAAGGTATTTTAGGGTTTGAGCTTGGAAGTGATGGGGAAAACGGGCTTTTACTTTACTGTCATGCGTTTGGGCTCAGTGATTTGAGCTATTCTCAATACAAAGACACGCCAAACTTCAGAAAAATCTATATGGACGGGAATGAAGTTTATAAGTTTGCTGTTAAAATAATGCCATACGCAGTTGAAAAAGTTTTGGAAAAGGTTGGTCTATCTTCTTCAGATATTGATGTTTTCATACCCCATCAAGCAAATATAAGGATAATCGAAAGTGCTGCAAAAAGGCTAAAAATTCCAATGGAAAAGGTGTTTGTTAATCTGCACAAATATGGTAATACATCTGCTGCATCAATCCCAATTGCACTTGATGAGGCAATAGAAGAAGGAAAGATAAAAAAAGGTGACAAGATTGTACTTGTTGGATTCGGTGGAGGTCTTACATGGGCAGCTTGTGCTGTTAAATGGATATAG
- a CDS encoding phosphate ABC transporter substrate-binding protein — MFKKSFVLVIILSLLSILLFGCKNVGSEAQKSKNSITVAGSTSVQPLADDLAKAFMEKHPDIKIEVQGGGSGVGIKSARDGVADIGTSSRELKPEEKGLHEYKIAIDGIAVVVHPTNPIENLTIKQIKDIYTGKIKNWKDIGGKDAQIVVVTREEGSGTRGAFEELVMGGSSISDSAVVQPSTGAVKQSVSQDPNAIGYISMGVLDSSVKAVKIEGVEATEDNVKSGKYKLQRPFLFLTKDEPQGLVKEFIDFALSNEGQTIVEKYHYIKVR, encoded by the coding sequence ATGTTCAAAAAATCTTTTGTCCTTGTGATTATATTATCTCTTTTGAGTATTCTTCTTTTTGGATGCAAAAACGTAGGAAGTGAGGCTCAGAAATCTAAAAATTCGATTACAGTTGCAGGTTCAACCTCTGTTCAGCCATTGGCAGATGATTTGGCAAAGGCGTTTATGGAAAAACATCCTGATATCAAAATTGAGGTCCAAGGCGGGGGTTCTGGTGTTGGGATAAAATCAGCAAGAGACGGAGTTGCTGATATTGGTACCTCTTCAAGAGAGTTGAAACCAGAAGAAAAAGGTCTTCATGAATATAAAATAGCAATAGATGGTATTGCAGTTGTTGTGCATCCTACAAATCCTATCGAAAATCTTACAATAAAACAGATAAAAGACATATATACAGGTAAAATAAAAAATTGGAAGGATATTGGTGGCAAAGATGCACAAATTGTTGTTGTAACACGAGAAGAGGGGTCTGGAACACGTGGTGCATTTGAAGAACTTGTGATGGGTGGTAGTTCAATTTCTGATTCTGCAGTTGTTCAGCCATCGACAGGTGCAGTAAAACAATCTGTTTCGCAAGATCCTAATGCAATAGGATATATCTCAATGGGTGTGTTGGATTCAAGCGTAAAAGCTGTAAAAATAGAGGGAGTGGAAGCTACAGAGGATAATGTAAAAAGTGGCAAGTATAAGCTTCAAAGGCCATTTTTATTTTTGACAAAGGATGAACCCCAGGGACTTGTAAAAGAATTTATTGATTTTGCATTGAGTAATGAAGGGCAGACTATTGTAGAAAAGTATCATTATATCAAAGTAAGATAA
- a CDS encoding acyl carrier protein, with product MNSEIFEKVKKIIADKLDIEEDKITPESSFLDDLGADSLDIVELIMELEEEFGIEIPDEDAEKIRTVADAVKYIEEHQ from the coding sequence GTGAACAGTGAAATTTTTGAAAAGGTAAAAAAGATTATAGCAGACAAACTCGATATTGAAGAAGACAAGATAACACCTGAGTCTTCCTTTTTAGATGACCTTGGTGCAGATTCGCTGGACATTGTTGAGCTTATCATGGAGCTTGAGGAAGAGTTTGGTATTGAAATTCCAGATGAGGATGCAGAGAAAATTAGAACAGTAGCAGATGCAGTAAAATATATTGAAGAGCATCAATAA
- the fabG gene encoding 3-oxoacyl-[acyl-carrier-protein] reductase → MELLKDKVALITGASRGIGKAIALKFAQNGANVIINYSSSQSQAESLKEEIEKIGTKAIMIKCDVSNPDEVNQMFSQAEKEFGKIDILVNNAGVTKDALILRMNEEDFDKVIAINLKGAFLCARAAAKIMVKQRFGNIINISSVVGIAGNMGQANYAASKAGIIGLTKSLAKELASRNIRVNAIAPGFIKTDMTEVLSDKIKESMLSSIPLGRFGEADEVANVALFLASNLSSYITGQVIVVDGGMIM, encoded by the coding sequence ATGGAACTTTTGAAAGATAAAGTGGCGCTCATCACAGGAGCTTCAAGAGGAATTGGAAAAGCAATTGCCTTAAAATTTGCTCAAAATGGAGCAAATGTAATTATTAACTACTCGTCAAGTCAGTCCCAAGCAGAAAGTTTGAAAGAAGAAATAGAAAAAATAGGAACAAAAGCGATAATGATAAAATGTGATGTTTCAAATCCAGATGAGGTAAATCAGATGTTTTCACAAGCGGAAAAAGAGTTTGGAAAGATCGATATACTTGTTAACAACGCAGGGGTTACAAAAGATGCTCTAATTCTTAGAATGAATGAGGAGGATTTTGACAAAGTTATTGCGATAAACCTAAAAGGAGCGTTTTTGTGCGCAAGAGCAGCTGCCAAGATTATGGTAAAACAGCGGTTTGGTAATATAATTAATATATCATCTGTTGTAGGAATTGCAGGCAATATGGGACAGGCAAATTATGCAGCGTCAAAAGCTGGAATAATAGGTCTTACGAAGTCGCTGGCAAAAGAACTTGCATCCCGAAATATCAGGGTAAACGCAATAGCCCCTGGTTTTATCAAAACTGATATGACAGAGGTTTTAAGTGACAAGATAAAAGAAAGTATGCTTTCTTCCATCCCACTTGGTCGTTTTGGTGAGGCTGATGAGGTGGCAAATGTAGCACTTTTTCTTGCCTCAAACCTTTCATCCTATATTACTGGGCAAGTTATTGTTGTTGACGGTGGGATGATTATGTAA
- the fapR gene encoding transcription factor FapR: MMAKLSRKERHRLLLQRIKENPFITDEELASEFGCSVQTIRLDRAILDIKEVRERIKEMAKESISKLKTISPRDVVGEIIDIDLENFAIATFEPELWMTFTNSNMVKGQYIYAFAESVAMSVIDAKAALIGVANIKYKTPVFANDRLVARAELKKKRNNKYIVWVFIKRNNEEVFRGKFILVALNEETVEK, encoded by the coding sequence ATTATGGCAAAGCTATCAAGGAAAGAAAGGCACAGACTTTTACTTCAAAGAATAAAAGAAAATCCTTTTATAACAGATGAGGAATTAGCTAGTGAATTTGGATGTTCGGTCCAGACAATAAGGCTTGACAGGGCAATTTTGGATATTAAAGAAGTCCGAGAGAGAATAAAGGAAATGGCGAAAGAAAGTATATCTAAGCTCAAGACAATCTCACCGCGAGATGTTGTGGGTGAGATTATTGACATAGATCTTGAAAATTTTGCTATTGCAACATTTGAGCCAGAGCTGTGGATGACCTTTACCAATAGTAATATGGTCAAAGGCCAGTACATCTATGCTTTTGCTGAGTCGGTTGCCATGTCTGTTATTGATGCAAAAGCAGCATTGATTGGAGTGGCAAATATAAAGTATAAAACACCAGTTTTTGCAAATGATAGGCTTGTTGCAAGAGCTGAGCTGAAAAAGAAAAGAAATAATAAATATATAGTATGGGTATTCATCAAGAGAAATAATGAAGAGGTTTTTAGGGGTAAATTTATACTTGTTGCATTGAATGAAGAGACAGTAGAAAAATAG
- a CDS encoding DUF1292 domain-containing protein: MDMFADNVVTLVDEEGREISFEMLDKVNYNGNDYIVLLPLEEMEKEDEEAEVVILRIEDRDGEEVYVGVEDEEELENVFEIFQSRFDDEDFDIYDEDEE; encoded by the coding sequence ATGGATATGTTTGCAGACAATGTAGTAACATTGGTAGATGAGGAAGGAAGAGAAATATCATTTGAGATGCTTGATAAAGTCAATTACAATGGTAATGACTATATAGTACTTCTTCCTTTAGAAGAAATGGAGAAAGAAGACGAAGAGGCTGAGGTTGTAATTCTCAGAATCGAAGACAGAGATGGTGAAGAGGTATATGTGGGTGTAGAGGACGAAGAGGAGCTTGAAAACGTATTTGAAATATTCCAGTCCAGATTTGATGATGAAGACTTTGACATTTATGATGAAGATGAAGAGTAA
- the galU gene encoding UTP--glucose-1-phosphate uridylyltransferase GalU: MRRLIKKAIIPAAGLGTRFLPATKAQPKEMLPIVDKPTIQYIVEEALESGIESILIVTGRGKRAIEDHFDKSFELEVALENKKDFDNLQLIRKIADYNVHYIRQKEPRGLGDAVYCARLFIDNEPFAVLLGDDIIISEKPCLKQLIEVYEEYRTTILGVQKVPRDDVSKYGIVAGKQIEDRIYKVKDLVEKPKKEEAPSNIAVLGRYIITPEILNILEHTKEGVGGEVQLTDALRELSKKEAMYAYEFEGKRYDVGNKLGFLQATVEIALSREDIGKDFYNYLVTLVNAKNYKEKLNELEKL; the protein is encoded by the coding sequence ATGAGAAGACTTATCAAAAAAGCAATTATTCCTGCAGCGGGACTTGGAACAAGGTTTTTACCAGCAACAAAGGCACAGCCAAAAGAGATGCTTCCTATTGTGGACAAGCCAACAATTCAATACATAGTTGAAGAAGCGTTAGAATCGGGGATAGAGAGCATTTTAATTGTCACAGGGCGTGGCAAAAGAGCAATTGAAGACCATTTTGACAAGTCTTTTGAGCTTGAAGTTGCACTTGAAAACAAAAAGGATTTTGATAATCTTCAATTGATAAGAAAGATAGCAGATTACAATGTTCATTACATACGACAAAAAGAGCCGAGAGGACTTGGTGATGCAGTATACTGTGCAAGACTTTTTATTGATAATGAACCTTTTGCAGTCCTGCTAGGGGATGATATTATTATTTCTGAAAAGCCATGTTTAAAACAGCTAATAGAGGTGTATGAAGAGTACAGGACAACCATTTTGGGTGTGCAAAAGGTACCAAGAGATGATGTTAGCAAGTACGGAATTGTTGCAGGGAAACAAATAGAAGATAGAATCTATAAGGTAAAAGACCTTGTGGAAAAGCCAAAAAAGGAAGAAGCACCTTCGAATATTGCTGTGCTTGGAAGATATATCATCACTCCTGAGATATTAAATATCTTGGAACACACAAAAGAAGGTGTTGGTGGAGAAGTACAGTTGACAGATGCCTTAAGAGAGCTTTCAAAAAAAGAAGCTATGTATGCTTATGAGTTTGAAGGAAAAAGATATGATGTGGGCAATAAACTTGGATTTTTGCAAGCAACAGTCGAGATTGCTCTTTCAAGAGAGGACATTGGTAAAGATTTTTACAACTATCTTGTTACTCTTGTAAATGCTAAGAATTATAAAGAAAAATTAAATGAGTTAGAAAAGCTTTAA
- the fabD gene encoding ACP S-malonyltransferase has translation MGKLAVMFPGQGAQFVSMGYDFYQNFDASKMIFDLANEALDFDLKNIVFNGPEEELKLTRITQPAILTTSVAIYEAVKDRLEPNAVFGQSLGEYSALVVSGCIDFKTAVWLVSKRGEYMQNEVPEGIGAMAAVLGLSVEDVKEVCRIANEKGVVEISNINSPEQTVISGEKQAVYFAMEIAKQKGAKRCVELNVSAPFHSSLIKGAGEKLKRHLLEIDIKEPQIPVVSNVTADYMKKENIVDLLERQVYTTVNFLGCVNRLLEDGFDTFVEIGPGTTLSGLVKKIKKDVKIISINKVDDMNNL, from the coding sequence GTGGGAAAGTTAGCAGTTATGTTTCCTGGTCAAGGGGCGCAATTTGTTAGCATGGGTTATGATTTTTATCAAAATTTTGATGCTTCTAAAATGATTTTTGATTTAGCAAATGAAGCTTTGGATTTTGATTTGAAAAATATTGTTTTCAATGGTCCTGAAGAGGAACTGAAACTTACAAGAATTACTCAGCCTGCAATTCTTACAACCTCAGTTGCAATATACGAAGCTGTGAAAGACAGACTGGAACCTAATGCTGTATTTGGCCAAAGCTTAGGAGAGTACTCTGCGCTTGTTGTATCTGGTTGTATTGATTTTAAAACTGCAGTGTGGCTTGTTTCAAAAAGAGGAGAATATATGCAAAATGAGGTGCCTGAAGGTATAGGGGCAATGGCGGCTGTTTTGGGTTTGTCAGTAGAAGATGTGAAAGAAGTTTGTAGAATAGCAAACGAGAAGGGAGTTGTTGAAATTTCAAACATTAATTCTCCTGAACAGACAGTGATTTCAGGAGAAAAACAAGCTGTGTATTTTGCAATGGAGATTGCAAAGCAAAAGGGAGCAAAAAGATGTGTGGAACTTAACGTTTCTGCCCCGTTTCACAGCAGTCTTATTAAGGGTGCAGGAGAGAAGCTGAAGAGACACTTATTAGAAATTGACATAAAAGAACCTCAAATCCCAGTCGTATCAAATGTTACAGCAGATTATATGAAAAAAGAAAATATTGTAGACCTTTTAGAAAGACAGGTTTATACTACTGTAAACTTCCTTGGATGTGTAAACAGGCTTTTGGAAGATGGGTTTGATACATTTGTAGAGATAGGACCTGGAACCACTTTAAGTGGTCTTGTAAAAAAGATAAAAAAGGATGTTAAAATTATAAGCATTAACAAGGTTGATGATATGAATAATCTTTAA
- the rnc gene encoding ribonuclease III: MEEIENALGYKFKDKNLLKLALTHKSATHSNKNCYERLEFLGDAALELVVSKYLFVNFPDLSEGELTNIRSAVVCSQTLSDVAEKLSIKNHIIFGKREKMEKFNENKFILADVVEAIFGAIFIESGFDKLEKIIVNLLKPYIQKAISGKLFYDYKTKLQEIMQREGQKEIAYKDYEIIEKKYFKSELFVDDKKVSEGYGSSKKEAQQDAAYKFLLKMGEQEE; encoded by the coding sequence ATGGAAGAAATTGAAAACGCTTTGGGATATAAATTTAAGGATAAAAATCTATTGAAACTTGCGCTTACTCATAAATCAGCAACACATAGTAACAAAAACTGCTATGAGAGACTTGAATTTCTTGGTGATGCAGCTTTAGAACTTGTTGTGAGCAAATATTTGTTTGTCAATTTTCCTGACCTTTCGGAAGGTGAACTTACCAATATAAGATCTGCAGTTGTGTGCAGTCAGACATTATCAGATGTTGCAGAAAAACTGAGTATCAAAAATCATATAATTTTTGGAAAACGTGAAAAAATGGAAAAATTTAATGAGAACAAATTTATTTTAGCAGATGTGGTTGAAGCTATTTTTGGAGCAATTTTTATTGAATCTGGATTTGATAAGCTTGAGAAGATTATTGTTAATCTGCTTAAACCTTACATTCAAAAAGCTATATCAGGTAAGCTTTTTTACGATTACAAGACAAAACTTCAAGAGATTATGCAAAGAGAAGGGCAAAAAGAGATTGCATACAAAGATTATGAAATAATTGAAAAGAAATATTTTAAGTCAGAGCTTTTCGTTGATGATAAAAAGGTTTCTGAAGGATATGGCTCTTCTAAAAAAGAAGCTCAGCAGGATGCAGCGTATAAATTCTTGCTTAAAATGGGGGAACAAGAGGAATGA
- a CDS encoding elongator complex protein 3 encodes MKYRILPIFIPQYACPFNCIFCNQKTISGEKEEVSLDRIKRQIEQGLKINLDEEVELAYYGGNFTAIDIDFQKKLLELASNFKRIKSIRISTRPDYIDEERLRLLKLYNVKTIELGIQSMFDHVLNACARGHTTEHSKNAMEMIKRFGFLLGVQVMVGLPKSAYEMDIETAKILTSFSPDIARIYPTLVIEGTYLAKMYQRGEYKPLSLNEAVERCSHIKYIFIENGINVIRVGLQPTEEINYDAKVLAGPFHPSFGELVDSEIIFSMVAQKLQKQKFSKVLFVVHSKNYSKFVGQKKSNIRRFKQHFSHAEIEVLCSNEEVDKIKIITESMETVIDISRL; translated from the coding sequence ATGAAATATAGGATTTTACCCATATTTATTCCTCAGTATGCCTGTCCTTTTAACTGTATATTTTGCAATCAAAAAACAATATCTGGAGAAAAAGAAGAGGTAAGTTTGGACAGAATAAAAAGGCAGATTGAACAAGGATTGAAAATTAATTTGGATGAGGAGGTTGAACTTGCATATTATGGTGGCAATTTTACTGCCATCGATATAGATTTTCAAAAAAAATTGCTTGAACTTGCTAGTAATTTTAAAAGAATAAAAAGTATTCGTATTTCCACAAGACCTGACTATATTGATGAGGAGAGATTAAGATTATTAAAACTTTACAACGTGAAAACAATAGAACTTGGAATCCAAAGCATGTTTGACCATGTTTTAAATGCATGTGCAAGAGGACACACAACTGAGCATAGCAAAAATGCAATGGAAATGATAAAAAGGTTTGGGTTTTTACTTGGAGTTCAAGTTATGGTAGGGCTTCCAAAATCAGCATATGAGATGGACATTGAAACAGCAAAGATATTGACCAGTTTTTCGCCAGACATTGCAAGAATTTATCCAACTCTTGTCATAGAAGGTACTTATCTTGCAAAGATGTACCAAAGAGGAGAATATAAGCCTCTTTCTTTAAATGAGGCAGTAGAAAGATGTAGCCATATAAAGTATATATTTATAGAAAATGGTATTAATGTTATTAGAGTTGGGCTTCAGCCAACAGAAGAGATAAATTACGATGCAAAAGTTTTAGCAGGACCTTTTCATCCTTCGTTTGGTGAGCTTGTAGACTCAGAGATAATATTCAGTATGGTTGCCCAAAAATTACAAAAGCAAAAATTTTCTAAAGTTTTGTTTGTAGTACATTCTAAGAACTACTCGAAATTTGTGGGACAGAAAAAAAGTAATATTAGAAGGTTTAAGCAGCACTTTTCTCATGCTGAAATTGAGGTTTTATGTAGCAACGAAGAGGTTGATAAGATAAAGATAATTACAGAATCTATGGAGACTGTAATTGATATTAGCAGACTTTGA
- the fabF gene encoding beta-ketoacyl-ACP synthase II — MKRRVVITGLGVISSLGFDIDTFWNSIKNGKNGIKVVERFDISNFPTRVAAEIVNFDPTNYIDKKEARRMDRFTHFALAATKLAIEDSNLNLENIDKTKVGVVIGSGIGGIETLEEQANILREKGPSRVSPFFVPMMIANIAAGHIAITYGFKGINETIVTACASSAHAIGEAFRMIQQDYADVIVTGGSEAAITPLSFAGFCAMKAMSTNPDPNSACRPFDKDRDGFVMGEGGAILILEELEHAKKRGAKIYAEVVGYGASDDAYHITAPDPEGEGPMLAMQKAIKDAGIEPEKIDYINAHGTSTPYNDKYETLAIKKLFGEHAYKLSISSTKSMTGHWLGAAGAVETLITTLAIYNQYVPPTINYATKDEECDLDYTVNQGKERPIEYAMTNSFGFGGHNAVLVLKKYRE; from the coding sequence ATGAAAAGAAGAGTTGTGATAACTGGACTGGGAGTTATATCCTCTTTAGGATTTGATATAGATACATTTTGGAATTCTATTAAAAATGGGAAAAATGGTATTAAGGTTGTTGAGAGATTTGACATTTCAAATTTTCCTACAAGGGTTGCTGCAGAGATTGTAAACTTTGACCCAACAAATTACATAGACAAAAAAGAAGCACGAAGAATGGACAGGTTCACACACTTTGCTTTAGCAGCAACAAAACTTGCAATTGAAGATAGCAATCTCAATTTAGAAAATATTGACAAGACAAAAGTTGGTGTGGTAATAGGAAGTGGCATTGGGGGAATTGAGACATTAGAGGAACAAGCAAATATCTTGAGAGAAAAAGGACCATCGAGGGTAAGTCCGTTCTTTGTTCCAATGATGATAGCAAATATTGCAGCAGGACATATTGCAATAACGTATGGGTTCAAAGGTATAAATGAGACAATTGTCACAGCATGTGCATCTTCTGCACATGCAATTGGAGAGGCATTTAGAATGATTCAGCAAGACTATGCTGATGTGATTGTCACTGGCGGGTCTGAGGCGGCAATCACCCCACTTTCGTTTGCAGGTTTTTGTGCTATGAAAGCAATGTCAACAAACCCTGATCCAAATTCAGCTTGCAGACCATTTGATAAAGACAGGGACGGTTTTGTAATGGGCGAAGGTGGAGCGATACTTATCTTAGAAGAGCTTGAACATGCGAAAAAGCGAGGAGCTAAAATATATGCTGAGGTTGTTGGATATGGTGCATCAGATGATGCATATCACATTACAGCGCCTGACCCAGAAGGAGAAGGGCCTATGCTTGCAATGCAAAAAGCAATAAAAGATGCGGGAATTGAACCGGAAAAGATAGATTATATAAACGCCCATGGTACTTCCACACCTTATAATGATAAATACGAAACACTTGCAATTAAGAAGTTGTTTGGAGAACATGCATATAAACTTTCAATAAGCTCCACAAAGTCTATGACAGGGCACTGGCTTGGCGCTGCTGGGGCAGTGGAAACGTTAATAACTACATTGGCAATATATAATCAATATGTTCCACCCACAATTAACTATGCAACCAAAGATGAAGAGTGCGATTTGGATTATACTGTTAATCAAGGTAAAGAAAGGCCTATAGAATATGCTATGACAAACTCTTTCGGTTTTGGAGGTCACAATGCTGTTCTTGTTCTAAAGAAGTACCGAGAATAA
- a CDS encoding NAD-dependent epimerase/dehydratase family protein, with the protein MAVLVTGGAGFIGSHIVDKLIERGYDVCVVDSLLSGNVCNINQKAKFYQLDIRDNLEKVFEENEIEYCVHQAAQVSVAKSMEDSYLDCSINVLGTVNLLDYCIKYKVKKFIFASSAAVYGEPKYIPIDENHPLRPESFYGLSKLTSEEYVKMFAHKFHFEYVIFRYSNVYGPRQDPFGEGGVVSIFCERMLGGKEVIIFGDGNQTRDFIYVEDVAEANRIALESSVSGTFNLSTGKNVSVNELFEIISGLTGYKRAPVYQSKRPGDIVHSCLSNHLLKNVLEFSPQFSLLEGLKKTVEYFMAKSV; encoded by the coding sequence TTGGCAGTTCTTGTGACAGGTGGTGCTGGTTTTATAGGGTCGCATATTGTCGACAAACTCATTGAAAGAGGGTATGACGTATGCGTTGTTGATAGTCTTCTCTCCGGCAACGTTTGTAATATAAATCAAAAGGCCAAGTTCTATCAACTTGATATCCGAGACAATTTAGAAAAAGTATTTGAAGAAAATGAAATTGAATATTGTGTACATCAGGCGGCTCAGGTGAGCGTTGCTAAGTCTATGGAAGATTCTTACCTTGATTGCAGTATAAATGTCTTGGGCACAGTTAATCTTCTTGATTATTGCATAAAATACAAAGTGAAAAAATTTATTTTTGCATCATCTGCAGCGGTTTATGGAGAACCCAAATATATTCCAATTGATGAAAATCATCCATTAAGACCTGAATCTTTTTATGGTTTGTCTAAACTTACTTCAGAAGAGTACGTCAAGATGTTTGCCCACAAATTTCATTTTGAGTATGTTATATTCAGATACTCGAATGTCTATGGACCACGGCAAGATCCGTTTGGAGAAGGAGGAGTTGTCTCGATTTTTTGTGAGCGTATGTTGGGTGGCAAAGAGGTAATCATATTTGGAGATGGAAATCAGACAAGAGACTTTATATATGTTGAAGATGTTGCAGAAGCAAACCGTATTGCACTGGAAAGTTCTGTGTCAGGAACATTTAATTTAAGTACTGGTAAAAATGTATCGGTAAATGAACTATTTGAGATTATTTCTGGATTGACAGGATACAAAAGGGCTCCAGTTTATCAGTCAAAACGGCCCGGCGATATTGTACACAGTTGTCTTTCAAATCATCTTTTAAAGAATGTATTAGAGTTTTCGCCACAATTTTCACTTTTGGAAGGATTGAAAAAGACAGTTGAATATTTTATGGCTAAATCTGTTTAA